The following is a genomic window from Drosophila busckii strain San Diego stock center, stock number 13000-0081.31 chromosome 2L, ASM1175060v1, whole genome shotgun sequence.
TTCTTGTCCAGCTCCTCGCCAatgttgagcagctgctgctgatcccACAGCACAGCCATGGTCTTGTGAATGCCCGCGCCCTCATAGATCTGCTGATAGAAGTACTTGTAATAGCGCAAAGTCTCCAACAGATCCGTGCTAAACTTAACCCAGTCGAGCGCATCGTAGCTGTAATTGAGCGACAACACATCAAGGTAGACCGGATCGGGCAGTTCGCAGCGCTTGAAGAAGTCGGCCATGGACCATTTGAACAAATTATGCGGCACTTCGTTCTCGCTCATGCTGCCGTAGTCCAATGCAATGCTGTGCATGATACGCAAGCGATTTATAATACGCGAAAATACATAGTAGACCGATGAGTGCTGGATGGACTCGAGCAGATCTTGGTATTGCGCATCGCTTTGACCCAGCATAGTGTTGAGTCTAGTGTTGTCCATCTGAATGTCATGTATGCTCATTCTATCGACCACACGACTTGTCTTGACTATGCGCGATGCACGTCTAATGAAACTGCCGACAGATAATCTGCTACGCATTTTATACTCTGATAGCGAAAATCTGGACGCCTTTGCGTTTCGCTAAACCGCGAAGCCATCGGACTCTATCACGTTCCATCATCCGACCAGTTCAACTCGGCGAATACTTGACGCAGAAACGCATCGCGACACAGCGCAGGATCATAGTCTGGGTCCAGTGGCATAATGCTATCGAATCGCTCCTCCATCACCGTCAGACGACGCATGACATTATCCTCATCCGAAATGGTGTTAACTTCTTTGAATCTTGACATGACTAGGCCGCAAACAGTGAATaacaaaagaaatcaaaacaaataatgaaaataaaagttgcttttatttttttgtggaaaatgtaaatttgaaataaacatCATAGCCTTTCACTCCAAATACGAAAAATTAAGTAGAAATTTAGCGTTATGaaattttggtatttttttctttcactCACGAGCTTACCTACTGCTTAGCCCAAGTATCATCTATAACCATAAGGTTTTACTAGCTAAGCAGCTGACTACACTCACTTGGCTCACTATCTATAAAGCCTACTGCCTGTGCCCTGTTCGTTGCTGTCAATTCTCCCACGCGCAAACGTGCACCGTTCCTGGTGATAATGTGTCTTGCTCCATCTTATTGTCCCCCACTTTGGCGGCTATAGCACTTGGTCTGATTGCATCAGCCAACGCTCAAGTTGAAACCTAACCAAATAATAAGGATTATACTATTTTCTGAACTAGATGAAtattaatgccaaaaaaatatattgatacATGTACTAGCTGCATAATGAACCGATAATATGTATTGAATTAACTAGTCTTTTTTATTAGAATAACTTAAGAATAAATAGATGCGAGCAACACGCTACTGAGTATGCAAGTTTTCAAGGCATTATGgcatttatgcaattgccTGAAAGGTGCAGCGTATATAATACAATTAACCCTGTGTTAAATCTTATTAGCCATAGAGCGATCACTAATTTGCTTAATAGTTGTCACCAAATGTCATACTGAACAGTTTTATGCGATTCTCAACCCGGAAGtcttttttgttatacaaCTTTATTATAGatgcttttttaataatagATGCTATTAGCTATGGTGTATTGGCTTCACACAAGCAGCCGCCATTtctatttgctgttgctggctaaATGAATTGCTTAATTTACGGCATATTAAGGAATGATTGCTATATAAGGCACTGGCTTCGCTGAAGCTGTTCAGCCCATAAGCAACATTTAGATGGGCAGCTTGTACGGTGTGGCGCTCTTGGCCGCTTTGCGGGCTCGCCCGGACCGACGCCTTTTCGCTGGGCGACTCACTTTACTGCAGATCCCAAGTGAGGAGATATAATAGGGAATATAAAGAAGTATACACACTATATAACAGATATAGACAGCGATATGAGGCGATCACCAAAACTTGCCAAAACATTGAAATTCCAAGCCCGTACAATATAACTGGCCTACAACAAACCGGGACAACTGCGCAACCATCAGTGTCCTTATTACCACAGGAGCCAACAGCATCAACAAATATTGATAGTGCTGCATACCAGCCAACGCCACCAGTTCACCAGGGTGGGCAAACTCGCCCACCTTGCGAGCTAGTGTGGCGCCCCGGTCTAGGATCCCCTTGCCCAAATGGTGGGTGGGTTGTCACAGATCAAGGAGACCCAGGGCAAGCCTCACTTTCAGGCTCTTGGCAATCTACAACTCCATCAAGCTCAGTTGGTGGGTTGGGAACTAACCCACGTTGCGAGCTAGTGTGGCGCCCCGGTCTAGGATCCCCTTGCCCAAATGGTGGGTGGGCTGTCACAGATCAAGGAGACCCAGGGCAAACCTCACTTTCAGGCTCTTGGCAATCCACAACTCCATCAGGATCAGTTGGTGGGTTGGGAACTAACCCACGTTGCGAGCCAGTGTGGCGCCCCGGTCTAGGATCCCCTTGCCCAAATGGTGGGTGGGCTGTCACAGATCAAGGAGACCCAGGGCAAACCTCACTTTCAGGCTCTTGGCAATCCACAACTCCATCAGGATCAGTTGGTGGGTTGGGAACTAACCCACGTTGCGAGCCAGTGTGGCGCCCCGGTCTAGGACCCCCTTGCCCAAATGGTGGGTGGGCTGTCACAGATCAAGGAGACCCAGGGCAAGCCTCACTTTCAGGCTCTTGGCAATCTACAACTCCATCAAGCTCAGTTGGTGGGTTGGGAACTAAACCCACGTTGCGAGCTAGTGTGGCGCCCCGGTCTAGGACCCCCTTGCCCAAATGGTGGGTGGGCTGTCACTGATCAAGGAGACCCAGGGCAAGCCCTCACTTTCAGGCTCTTGGCAATCCACAACTCCATCAGGCTCAGTTGTTGGGTTGGGAACTAACCCACGTTGCGAGCCAGTGTGGCGCCCCGGTCTAGGACTCCCTTGCCCAAATGGTGGGTGGGCTGTCACAGATCAAGGAGACCCAGGGCAAGCCTCACTTTCAGGCTCTTGGCAATCTACAACTCCATCAAGCTCAGTTGGTGGGTTGGGAACTACCCCACGTTGCGAGCTAGTGTGGCGCCCCGGTCTAGGACCCCTTTGCCCAAATGGTGGGTGGGCTGTCACTGATCAAGGAGACCCAGGGCAAGCCTCACTTTCAGGCTCTTGGCAATCCACAACTCCATCAGGCTCAGTTGTTGGGTTGGGAACTAACCCACGTTGCGAGCCAGTGTGGCGCCCCGGTCTAGGACCCCCTTGCCCAAATGGTGGGTGGGCTGTCACAGATCAAGGAGACCCAGGGCAAGCCTCACTTTCAGGCTCTTGGCAATCTACAACTCCATCAAGCTCAGTTGGTGGGTTGGGAACTAACCCACGTTGCGAGCTAGTGTGGCGCCCCGGTCTAGGACCCCTTTGCCCAAATGGTGGGTGGGCTGTCACTGATCAAGGAGACCCAGGGCAAGCCTCACTTTCAGGCTCTTGGCAATCCACAACTCCATCAGGCTCAGTTGTTGGGTTGGGAACTAACCCACGTTGCGAGCCAGTGTGGCGCCCCGGTCTAGGACCCCCTTGCCCAAATGGTGGGTGGGCTGCCACAGATCAAGGAGGTCCAGGGCAAGCCTCAGCTTCAGACTTGAATAGTAATAGACCTCCAAGTTCAGGCTGGGGAGATAATACTGGATTAGCTTGGCCACCTATTAATCCAACTGTGTCAAGTATTGATGGTAATAATCCTCCAAGTCCAGGCTGGGGAGATAATACTGGATTAACTTGGCCACCTATTAATGCAACTGTGTCAAGTCTTGACGGTAATAGACCTCCAAGTTCAGGCTGGGGAGATAATACTGGATTAACTTGGCCACCTATTAATGCAACTGTGTCAAGTATTGATGGTAATAATCCTCCAAGTCCAGGCTGGGGAGATAATACTGGATTAACTTGGCCACCTATTAATCCAACTCAGTCAGGTATTGATGGTAATAGACCTCCAAGTTCCGGCTGGGGAGATAATACTGGATTAACTTGGCCACCTATTAATGCAACTGTGTCAAGTATTGATGGTAATAATCCTCCAAGTCCAGGCTGGGGAGATAATACTGGATTAAATTGGCCACCTATTAATCCAACTCAGTCAGGTATTGATGGTAATAGACCTCCAAGTCCAGGCGTGGGAACCGGAACTGATATAACTTGGCCACCTATTAATCCAACTTGGACAAATGCCCGTGATGACAGATTTGGAACTCCAAGCTGGGGTACTGGATCTTATAATCCATCTGAAGTAACTTGGCCTTCTGGGGCTTCTGACCCATCTTGGCCAACACAACCTGGTTGGGATATAGCTACCCAACCACCTTGGCCAACAACATCCGTGTATGATCCTCATATTTCAACTTTGAGACCTCGTTGCCCAGGTGGTGCCTGCAATGGTGGTGCCTGGATACGAAATGAGACGCTTATTGGTGAATGGGGCTCACTGGTCAACGTTATAGCCGACGCGAAGCTGAGAACGACAGAGTTGATAATTAAATATGGTTATCCTGTGGAGACGCATTTCGTCACCACCAAGGATGGCTACGTGCTGTGTCTACATCGCATGCCACGTCTAGGTGGATATCCCATACTGCTGGTCCATGGCTTTATGGCCAGCACGGCTACTTGGGTCCAGATGGGTCCCAACAATGGTCTGGCGTACATACTATTCGAGCAGGGTTACGATGTCTGGATGCTAAACACGCGTGGCAATTTGTATTCAAAGGCGCACAAAAATCCCAACATCAATCAGAAGGATTACTGGAAATTCTCTTTTCATGAAATAGGCATCTACGATCTGCCCGGGGCCGTTGATCTAATTCTGAGCGTCACCAAACAGCCCAAGATGCAATACATTGGACACTCACAGGGCAGCACAGCCTTCTTTGTGCTCTGCAGCGAGGTGCCTGGTTATGCCGAGAAATTTGATCTCATGCAGGCTCTATCCCCAACGGTCTACATGCAAAATAGCGAGAGTCCCGTGTTGCGTTTCCTCTCCGTCTTCAGTGGTTCATATCAAGTAAGTTAAGcttcaactgcaactgccacgtttaattcattttcattttgcaggTGCTTGTTAATCTTTTGGGAGGTTTTGAAATCGCCAAGTCAAACACCTTGATAACGCAGTTCCGTGATCATATTTGCTCTGTCACTGTGGCGAACAGTGAGATTTGTGCCATGTTTGACTTTGTCACCTGCGGCTTTGGCTGGAGTCAACTGAACTCTGTAAGCAGACACACCGAAATCACGTACAAAATACCCTTCCTCAGTCATAACTTCTGCTTCTAGACACTCACGCCTCTGGTGGTGGGACATGCCTCGCAGGGCGCCTCCAGCATGCAGATCTATCATTACGCTCAGCAAATCAAAACCAGCGGTTTCCATCGCTTCGATCAAGGCAGAATGGTGAACCAAATTGTCTACCAGAACCCGCAGGCACCGCAATACAATCTGTCCCGAGTCACCTGTAAGGTCGCCCTGCAGCACAGCCAACACGATTGGATGGCAACGAGGAACGATGTGGAGAATCTACGACTACGCCTGCCACGCGTTATCGACACGCACATGATCGAACATCGCGACTTCAGCCATTATGATTTCACTATATCAAAGAATGTTCGAAAATTGGTCTACAGGCGTATCGTAAAGCTCACGACGCAAAGAATAGTATGAGGCTAAAAGGCGAATTACTAACTGGTGGTGGGTAAATTagcatattttgaaatgtaaacttgtataacatatttaaagcGGTTATgggtatattttaaaaaaactaaatgcatattttaataaaactacTTACAGAAATTTCATTGTCTGAAAAACATCTGTCTTAAAAGAGA
Proteins encoded in this region:
- the LOC108594532 gene encoding lipase 1; translated protein: MPRLGGYPILLVHGFMASTATWVQMGPNNGLAYILFEQGYDVWMLNTRGNLYSKAHKNPNINQKDYWKFSFHEIGIYDLPGAVDLILSVTKQPKMQYIGHSQGSTAFFVLCSEVPGYAEKFDLMQALSPTVYMQNSESPVLRFLSVFSGSYQVLVNLLGGFEIAKSNTLITQFRDHICSVTVANSEICAMFDFVTCGFGWSQLNSTLTPLVVGHASQGASSMQIYHYAQQIKTSGFHRFDQGRMVNQIVYQNPQAPQYNLSRVTCKVALQHSQHDWMATRNDVENLRLRLPRVIDTHMIEHRDFSHYDFTISKNVRKLVYRRIVKLTTQRIV